One segment of Radiobacillus kanasensis DNA contains the following:
- the rny gene encoding ribonuclease Y, which produces MVTIIISILLALIVGIVVGYLIRKSIAEQKIKSAEDLAKQIVEEGHRNAEVAKKEALLEAKDENHRLRQQADHELRDRRSELQKQESRLMQKEENLDRKGEMLDKRELMLERKEGSLTEKQQQIEEMESKVEALLSEQQAELERISGYTSDQAKQVILERVEKEVSHETAIMIKEAENRAKEEGDKKAKDILSLALQRCAADHVAETTVSVVNLPNDEMKGRIIGREGRNIRTLETLTGIDLIIDDTPEAVILSGFDPIRRETARIALEKLVQDGRIHPARIEEMVDKSRREVDEYIREVGEQTTFEVGVHGLHPDLIKILGRLKYRTSYGQNVLKHSTEVAYLSGLLAAELGEDETLARRAGLLHDIGKAIDHEVEGSHVEIGKELATKYKENQTVINAIASHHGDEEATSVIAVLVAAADALSAARPGARSETLENYIKRLEKLEEISESYSGVEKSFAIQAGREIRIMVKPDEIDDLEALRIARDIRKRIEGELDYPGHIKVTVIRETRAVEYAK; this is translated from the coding sequence ATGGTGACAATAATCATCTCCATTTTGCTTGCCCTTATCGTCGGTATTGTTGTTGGTTATCTGATTCGGAAGTCAATTGCAGAACAGAAGATTAAAAGTGCTGAAGATTTGGCGAAGCAGATTGTAGAAGAGGGGCACCGTAATGCCGAAGTAGCCAAGAAAGAAGCACTTCTTGAAGCCAAGGACGAAAATCATAGGCTTCGTCAACAGGCTGACCATGAGCTCAGAGACAGAAGATCAGAGCTTCAAAAGCAGGAAAGCCGGTTGATGCAGAAAGAAGAAAATCTGGACCGTAAAGGTGAAATGCTGGATAAGCGGGAGCTTATGTTGGAGAGAAAAGAAGGTTCTCTGACGGAAAAACAACAACAAATTGAAGAAATGGAAAGCAAAGTGGAAGCCTTGTTGAGTGAACAGCAAGCTGAACTTGAACGCATTTCCGGCTATACATCTGACCAAGCGAAGCAAGTTATTTTAGAACGGGTTGAGAAAGAAGTTTCCCACGAAACAGCCATTATGATTAAAGAGGCAGAAAATCGAGCCAAAGAAGAAGGGGACAAGAAAGCAAAAGACATTCTTTCCCTAGCACTTCAACGCTGTGCTGCCGATCATGTTGCTGAAACAACGGTTTCAGTCGTTAACCTTCCAAATGATGAAATGAAAGGTCGTATAATTGGACGAGAAGGCCGAAATATTCGAACGTTAGAAACTCTTACTGGAATCGACTTAATCATAGACGACACTCCAGAAGCTGTAATCCTATCTGGCTTTGATCCTATCCGTAGGGAAACAGCTCGTATAGCATTAGAGAAGCTTGTTCAGGATGGACGTATCCACCCGGCTCGTATTGAGGAAATGGTTGACAAATCAAGACGAGAAGTGGATGAGTATATCCGAGAAGTAGGAGAGCAAACAACGTTTGAAGTTGGTGTTCACGGTTTACACCCAGACCTTATTAAGATTCTAGGAAGACTAAAATATCGTACAAGCTATGGTCAAAATGTGTTAAAACACTCTACGGAAGTTGCGTACTTGTCCGGATTGCTTGCAGCTGAACTAGGTGAGGATGAAACACTCGCACGAAGAGCAGGACTGCTGCATGATATCGGGAAAGCAATTGACCATGAAGTGGAAGGAAGCCACGTTGAGATCGGGAAGGAACTTGCTACGAAGTACAAGGAAAACCAAACGGTCATTAACGCCATTGCTTCTCACCATGGTGATGAAGAAGCGACATCTGTGATTGCAGTGTTAGTTGCGGCAGCCGATGCATTATCAGCTGCTAGACCAGGCGCGCGTAGTGAGACATTAGAAAATTATATCAAGCGTCTTGAAAAGCTTGAAGAAATTTCAGAGTCTTACTCCGGTGTTGAAAAATCCTTTGCAATTCAAGCTGGTAGAGAAATCCGTATCATGGTAAAACCAGATGAAATCGATGATCTAGAAGCTCTACGAATTGCTAGAGATATACGAAAACGTATCGAGGGTGAATTAGATTATCCTGGTCATATTAAAGTAACGGTTATTAGAGAAACAAGAGCAGTTGAATATGCAAAATAA
- a CDS encoding TIGR00282 family metallophosphoesterase, whose amino-acid sequence MRLLFIGDVVGSPGRNMVQEYLPKLKQKFQPQITILNGENAAAGKGITEDIYKRFLEWGAQAITMGNHTWDKKEIFEFIDKADYMVRPANFPEGTPGKGLLFLKYNNVEIAIINLQGRTFLPPIDDPFTKADQLVEEAKKRTNLIFVDFHAEATSEKQALAWYLDGRVTAVVGTHTHTQTADERILPKGTAYITDVGMTGPYDAILGTNKDPVIKKFLSSLPVRFEVDKQGRNQLNGVLIDIDPNTATSKKVQRILINDDHPFFG is encoded by the coding sequence ATGCGTTTACTTTTTATCGGTGACGTTGTAGGCTCACCAGGAAGAAACATGGTTCAGGAGTATTTACCAAAATTAAAACAAAAATTTCAACCTCAAATTACAATTCTGAATGGCGAAAACGCTGCTGCAGGAAAAGGGATTACGGAGGATATATATAAGCGATTCCTCGAGTGGGGTGCCCAAGCTATTACGATGGGGAATCACACGTGGGATAAAAAAGAGATCTTCGAATTTATTGATAAGGCAGATTATATGGTCCGCCCAGCAAACTTCCCAGAAGGAACGCCTGGCAAAGGCTTATTGTTCTTAAAATATAACAATGTAGAGATTGCCATTATAAATTTACAAGGGCGTACATTTTTACCACCTATTGACGATCCGTTTACGAAAGCAGATCAATTGGTGGAGGAAGCAAAAAAACGTACCAATCTTATTTTTGTTGATTTCCATGCAGAAGCAACGAGTGAAAAACAAGCATTAGCTTGGTATTTAGACGGACGAGTAACGGCAGTGGTTGGGACTCATACTCATACCCAAACAGCAGATGAGCGAATTTTACCGAAAGGGACCGCTTATATCACCGATGTTGGAATGACTGGTCCTTATGATGCCATTCTGGGGACCAACAAAGACCCTGTTATTAAAAAGTTTCTGTCAAGCTTACCTGTTCGATTCGAAGTAGATAAGCAAGGGCGTAATCAATTAAACGGTGTTTTGATTGATATTGATCCAAACACAGCTACCTCCAAGAAAGTCCAACGTATTCTTATAAACGATGATCATCCCTTCTTTGGCTAA
- the recA gene encoding recombinase RecA: MSDRKQALDMALKQIEKQFGKGSIMKLGERGEQKVATVPSGSLALDVALGVGGYPRGRVIEIYGPESSGKTTVSLHAIAEAQRQGGQAAFIDAEHALDPVYARKLGVNVDELLLSQPDTGEQALEIAEALVRSGAVDMIVIDSVAALVPKAEIEGEMGDSHVGLQARLMSQALRKLSGAINKSKTTAIFINQIREKVGVMFGNPETTPGGRALKFYSSVRLEVRRAETLKQGNDFVGNKTRIKVVKNKVAPPFRTAEVDIMYGEGISRQGELLDIGSDLDIVLKSGAWYSYNEERLGQGRENAKQFLKENEDIAMEIYQAIRDHYEMDTLAPEATEESKEGQEVLDFE; this comes from the coding sequence TTGAGCGATCGTAAACAAGCCTTAGATATGGCGTTAAAACAAATAGAAAAGCAGTTCGGAAAAGGTTCTATCATGAAATTAGGAGAACGAGGAGAGCAAAAAGTCGCAACCGTTCCGAGTGGTTCATTGGCATTGGATGTTGCACTTGGAGTTGGAGGGTACCCTAGAGGTCGTGTTATTGAAATTTACGGTCCAGAGTCCTCTGGTAAAACAACGGTTTCGTTACATGCGATTGCGGAAGCTCAACGTCAAGGTGGACAGGCTGCATTTATTGATGCGGAGCATGCTTTAGATCCTGTCTACGCTAGAAAATTAGGAGTTAATGTAGATGAACTTCTTCTTTCACAACCGGATACAGGAGAACAAGCTCTTGAAATCGCAGAAGCACTAGTTCGAAGTGGTGCAGTAGACATGATTGTTATTGACTCTGTTGCTGCGTTAGTACCAAAGGCAGAGATTGAAGGGGAGATGGGAGATTCTCACGTAGGTCTGCAAGCTCGTCTTATGTCTCAAGCATTACGAAAGCTTTCTGGTGCAATTAACAAGTCGAAAACAACTGCAATCTTTATCAACCAAATCCGTGAAAAGGTTGGTGTCATGTTCGGAAATCCTGAAACGACACCTGGTGGGCGTGCTCTTAAATTCTACTCATCTGTGCGTTTAGAAGTACGTCGTGCAGAAACGCTAAAGCAAGGAAATGATTTTGTCGGTAACAAAACGAGAATCAAAGTGGTTAAAAATAAAGTTGCTCCACCTTTCCGCACCGCTGAAGTAGATATTATGTATGGGGAAGGTATTTCAAGACAAGGGGAGCTTCTCGATATTGGTTCGGACTTGGATATCGTTTTAAAAAGTGGTGCTTGGTATTCCTATAATGAAGAACGACTTGGCCAAGGAAGAGAAAATGCGAAGCAGTTCTTAAAAGAAAACGAAGATATCGCTATGGAGATTTATCAAGCCATTCGTGATCATTACGAAATGGATACACTAGCACCAGAAGCTACAGAAGAAAGCAAGGAAGGGCAAGAAGTATTAGATTTTGAGTGA